CAAATCCATGTTTCACCTCCTTTGCTTTTGAAACGATAGGCTAAGGTATCGAGGAGTAAGGCTGGTTGACCGATCGCGATCGCGTAAGGTGGTGTCGTCTCGTGAACGCTGGTTGCATCGCTAATCGGGTAAAGTGCGAAGTGCATCGGAAGTTGCAAACGGTAGCGGATTTCGATGACAGGATAAGGTAAAACGTAACTAACGAGTCCCTGTTTTCGCAGTCGTTGGTTAATTTTGTCAATCCAAGGGTTATCGGGTTGCCAAACTTCAATCCCCGTTAATACTTGCACTTTCCAAGCTTCGGCAATTTCTTGTAAGTTTCCCGCGTAGGTAAACCGCCAATTTAACCGTTCTTCGCGATATCCTTTGAGAACCATAAATGCGAGACAATGTTTAAAGTGACCTTTCGCAATGGGTTGTCCGAGACGTTGAGAAGTGTCTTGTAGCGATCGCATAAATCCGGCTTCTGTCCACATTCCAATCTCTAAATTGCTTAAAATTCCTGGTAGATCGTAAGTTTTAAACCGAGATTCTTCGTCTTCCTCAGTTTGGTCATATAAACCACATTGCAAAGGACTCGATCCCCGAAAACTTGACGCATCATCAAAGATCGGATTTCCTTTTTTACCTGACATTTTTTGCCACTCTTTTGACCAACCGATGACACAACCTGCAACTCGTTTCAGATTAGTACCAAATACTTCTTCGCAGTCCTGTTGGAACTTTTCTCGACTAATCCTGTAGTTTTGTTGAATCTTTGGATTACCTAAGCTATACCAAAGTTTAAAAGATTGCACTGCACCCCACCGTTTATAATACCCAGCAAAGTCGTTAATCTTACGATAATTGTCAATAATTGCGTTATTAAAATCGGGTCGATTGTAATGATTGCCAATTTCTAGGGGTGCATTATCTTTTGCAAATAAACGTTCGACAAGAAACTTGGGAACCAGTGCATAAGCAGTAAAATTATTAAATTGAATATCTTGACCATTTTTTTGATAGCCATCATGACGACCTAAGCGTCCTAATCTTTGAATAAAATTACCTGTATCTGAGGATTCAAAAATCAAAAAATTAATCTTAAAATCAACCCCAACGTCAATTGTACTTGTCCCCAAAACTAAGTCGCAATCGAGAGATTGTAATTTAGTTTGACGACCAGATAAACCTGTATTTTCACCGACTGTTAAGTTATGAGGTTCAAAAATTTCGCGGAAAATTGGTACGAGTCGCTTAACTGAAGCAATAGAATTAAGAATAATTGCGCCTTTACTTCCTGGGTAAGCTTGAAAGTATTGTAAAACGAGTTCTTTATTTTCTTTTAACCAGGTTTCTGATGCGGAAAATGTTGATTCTAGAGGTATAAAGTTGAGTTTGATTTCTCGTGCAACTTGTCGCCATTTTTGTGCTTGTAATTGCTTTGCTAAATCGCTGGTGTCAGGAAATTTATATTTATCAGCCTGAGTAGGATCGATTACCTGATAATGAAATCCGGCTTTGTCTAGCTTTTCTAATAACTGATTGTCTGGAGTTGCGGAAAGAAACAAAAACTTTTTCTCTCGATTTG
The sequence above is a segment of the Oscillatoria salina IIICB1 genome. Coding sequences within it:
- the cas3 gene encoding type I-D CRISPR-associated helicase Cas3'; translation: MNTPTLDRYGITLKPIYSCPASEVPEDVKLPPKWSLVWHQVETLKALRNPNIDVIINVAMTGDGKSLAAYLETLLTYFVVIGLYPTNELARDQERQISEYIEIFQPEHEPRIHRLSGAELELYSEQEKLRKAAAIASRTDNSEILLTNPDIFHYLHRGAYLNPKENPDKLWNRIDKNFNLFIFDEFHVFAAPQIASVINTMLLIRRTNREKKFLFLSATPDNQLLEKLDKAGFHYQVIDPTQADKYKFPDTSDLAKQLQAQKWRQVAREIKLNFIPLESTFSASETWLKENKELVLQYFQAYPGSKGAIILNSIASVKRLVPIFREIFEPHNLTVGENTGLSGRQTKLQSLDCDLVLGTSTIDVGVDFKINFLIFESSDTGNFIQRLGRLGRHDGYQKNGQDIQFNNFTAYALVPKFLVERLFAKDNAPLEIGNHYNRPDFNNAIIDNYRKINDFAGYYKRWGAVQSFKLWYSLGNPKIQQNYRISREKFQQDCEEVFGTNLKRVAGCVIGWSKEWQKMSGKKGNPIFDDASSFRGSSPLQCGLYDQTEEDEESRFKTYDLPGILSNLEIGMWTEAGFMRSLQDTSQRLGQPIAKGHFKHCLAFMVLKGYREERLNWRFTYAGNLQEIAEAWKVQVLTGIEVWQPDNPWIDKINQRLRKQGLVSYVLPYPVIEIRYRLQLPMHFALYPISDATSVHETTPPYAIAIGQPALLLDTLAYRFKSKGGETWIC